From one Geoalkalibacter halelectricus genomic stretch:
- the asnB gene encoding asparagine synthase (glutamine-hydrolyzing): protein MCGISGILHFDQRPVDSDLLRRMNDTMVHRGPDGSGLFVNGPIGLGHRRLSIIDLHTGDQPMATPEGDVQVVFNGEIYNFLEIKAELEKRGHVFRTRSDTETLLHGYREWGENFVDHLRGMFAIALWDTRAQKLLLVRDRLGKKPLYYYFDGARLVFGSEMKALLADPSIPRDLDARALDAYLSFGYVPSPLSIFQGIRKLPPAHLAVCADGRLDIRSYWDLDMSHGGDDISEAQAVEELREVFDASVRLRMISDVPLGAFLSGGVDSSAVVAAMAGMTSEPVRTAAIGFAEKRFNELEYARVVAERYGTDHGEFVVEPDALGILDRLVWHFDEPFADSSAIPTWYVSQMARRKVTVALSGDGGDETFAGYTQRYAMNRFENDWRNRIPGFVRRGLLGPLAACYPRADFLPRPLRLKSFMTNLSLPVEQAYFRDMSFYFKPEAKTRLLLPEIAEAVRGGAEDYLGRYFARNINPDVTSRVQYVDIKSYLPEDILVKVDRMSMAHSLEVRAPILDHRVMEYAARLPSRLKLRGNEGKYIFKKMNETRLPHDILYRKKQGFCVPLAAWLRGGLKDKAQEAVFGKTADLGELFDMNYVAGLWDRHQSGREDNATPIWGLVMLGLWREMVKKTC, encoded by the coding sequence ATGTGCGGTATCAGCGGTATTCTTCATTTTGATCAACGCCCCGTCGATTCTGATCTTCTGCGGCGTATGAACGACACGATGGTGCATCGCGGGCCGGACGGCAGCGGCCTGTTTGTGAATGGTCCCATCGGGCTGGGCCATCGGCGCCTCTCCATCATCGACCTGCATACGGGCGATCAACCGATGGCGACGCCCGAGGGTGACGTGCAGGTGGTGTTCAACGGCGAGATCTATAATTTTCTCGAAATCAAGGCGGAGTTGGAAAAGCGCGGTCACGTGTTTCGCACCCGCAGCGACACCGAAACCCTGCTGCACGGCTATCGCGAATGGGGCGAGAATTTTGTCGATCATCTGCGCGGCATGTTCGCCATCGCCCTCTGGGATACACGCGCGCAAAAGCTGTTGCTGGTGCGTGATCGGTTGGGCAAGAAGCCGCTGTATTATTATTTCGACGGGGCGCGCCTGGTTTTCGGCTCGGAGATGAAGGCGCTGCTGGCGGATCCTTCTATCCCCCGGGATCTGGATGCGCGGGCCCTCGATGCGTACTTGAGCTTTGGTTACGTGCCTTCGCCTCTGAGTATTTTTCAGGGAATTCGCAAATTGCCGCCGGCGCATTTGGCCGTTTGTGCGGATGGGCGCCTGGATATCCGCTCTTATTGGGACCTGGATATGAGCCACGGCGGCGATGACATCTCCGAGGCTCAAGCCGTGGAAGAGCTGCGCGAGGTTTTTGATGCCTCGGTGCGCCTGCGCATGATCAGTGACGTGCCCCTGGGGGCTTTTTTGAGCGGCGGGGTGGATTCGTCGGCGGTGGTGGCGGCCATGGCGGGAATGACCAGCGAGCCGGTGCGCACGGCGGCCATCGGTTTTGCCGAGAAGCGTTTCAACGAGTTGGAATATGCGCGCGTGGTGGCCGAGCGCTACGGCACCGATCACGGTGAATTTGTGGTCGAACCTGATGCCCTGGGGATTCTCGATCGGCTGGTGTGGCATTTCGATGAACCTTTCGCGGATTCGTCGGCCATTCCCACCTGGTATGTGTCGCAGATGGCGCGCCGGAAAGTGACGGTGGCCCTGTCGGGTGACGGCGGCGATGAAACCTTCGCCGGTTATACTCAGCGCTATGCCATGAATCGCTTTGAGAATGATTGGCGCAACCGGATTCCGGGATTCGTGCGACGCGGCCTGTTGGGGCCCCTGGCGGCCTGTTATCCGCGCGCTGATTTCCTGCCGCGGCCTTTGCGCCTGAAGTCGTTCATGACCAATCTGTCCCTGCCGGTGGAGCAGGCGTATTTTCGCGATATGTCCTTTTATTTCAAGCCCGAAGCCAAGACGCGGCTGCTGCTCCCCGAGATTGCCGAAGCCGTGCGGGGCGGGGCCGAGGATTATCTGGGGCGGTATTTTGCGCGAAACATTAACCCGGATGTGACCAGCCGGGTGCAGTACGTGGATATCAAGAGCTATCTGCCCGAGGACATCCTGGTCAAGGTCGACCGCATGAGCATGGCGCATTCCCTGGAGGTGCGCGCGCCGATTCTCGACCACAGGGTGATGGAGTACGCGGCGCGTTTGCCTTCGCGTCTCAAACTGCGCGGTAATGAGGGCAAGTACATCTTCAAGAAGATGAATGAGACGCGCCTGCCCCACGACATCCTCTACCGCAAGAAGCAGGGCTTTTGCGTGCCCCTGGCCGCCTGGCTGCGCGGCGGCCTCAAGGATAAGGCCCAGGAGGCGGTTTTCGGCAAGACTGCGGATCTGGGTGAATTGTTTGACATGAATTATGTCGCTGGTCTTTGGGATCGCCACCAATCGGGTCGCGAGGACAACGCCACGCCGATTTGGGGTTTGGTGATGCTGGGGTTGTGGCGTGAGATGGTGAAAAAAACATGTTGA
- a CDS encoding PTS sugar transporter subunit IIA: MNLSVKDAAQLLTVSEKTIYRWIKQEIIPAYKVHESYRFNRAELLEWATSRRMGLPPEAFSEPETDALPLPRLHEALEAGGIFYRIEGATREKVLADTVEHLRLGAEVDRDYLYKVLLAREKLSSTAVGDGIAVPRPRNPALLHLDRTTLTLCFLEQPADFAALDGQPVRMLFTLLAPTLRFHLHLLSKLSFVLRDPTFMQTLQNQGSREEIFTALRHAEEALRS; this comes from the coding sequence ATGAACCTTTCCGTCAAGGACGCCGCGCAGTTGCTGACGGTGTCGGAAAAAACCATTTACCGCTGGATCAAGCAGGAGATCATTCCCGCCTACAAGGTCCACGAAAGTTACAGGTTCAATCGCGCCGAGCTGCTGGAGTGGGCGACTTCCAGGCGCATGGGACTGCCGCCGGAGGCCTTCAGCGAGCCCGAGACCGACGCCCTGCCGCTGCCCCGGCTCCATGAGGCCCTGGAAGCGGGGGGTATTTTCTACCGCATCGAAGGCGCCACGCGTGAGAAGGTGCTTGCCGACACCGTCGAGCACTTGCGGCTTGGGGCCGAAGTCGACCGCGACTATCTTTATAAAGTGCTCCTTGCCCGGGAAAAGCTCTCCAGCACCGCCGTCGGCGACGGCATTGCCGTGCCCCGCCCGCGCAACCCAGCGCTGTTGCATCTCGACCGCACCACTCTCACCCTCTGCTTTCTCGAACAGCCGGCCGATTTCGCCGCCCTCGACGGCCAACCGGTGCGCATGCTGTTCACCCTGCTGGCTCCCACCCTGCGGTTTCACCTGCACCTTCTGTCCAAGCTCTCCTTTGTCCTGCGGGATCCGACTTTTATGCAAACCCTGCAGAATCAGGGCAGTCGGGAGGAAATATTCACGGCCTTGCGCCATGCCGAGGAGGCCTTGAGGAGCTGA
- a CDS encoding proton-conducting transporter transmembrane domain-containing protein, whose product MAAHLVLCAVAMCLAGGMLALLCGRSPARAAAVATLALGLAAIPGVGAAWLGLQGQAAVPVHWPWQVPGGALVLQVDALSSVFLLAIFLVAPLCALYGSAYLKAQDRRRALGVHWFFFCALTACLALVVTAAHVLMFLAAWELMSITSFFLVAHDQQKPEVRHAAWLYLLACHLGAAVVFGLLLYAAEVSGSLHFQEFYALGALEPRAAALVFLAALIGFGTKAGLAPLHVWLPEAHPAAPSHVSALMSALMVKTGLYGIVRVLTWLPAPPPWWGLLLAGIGVGGALYAIAMAALQSDVKRCLAYSTIENVGIIGLGLGLGLYASALGQPLMAALGFAGALLHVWNHALFKALLFLGAGSLLHATGTCNLNRLGGLLKAMPVTGVLLIGGSLAAAALPPLNGFFGEWLIYLGLLQAALALPGGGALPPLLLVGLLALTGALALLVFVRLIGIALLGTPRSAAAAAAHDGRGALLVAPALLLLGCLVLGLAPAGALDLLSAPVSLLCRTDVHSLPFPSHYAWPGFGGLLLMMSVVAAALVLLWLRRRRPCAADATWGCGFTRPSARMSYSAMGFAELAQNRVLPSFLRPEGAVQAPQDLFAPGQSLHLTPRDPVLARLFQPLFAFLGERCVRLRWLQQGKPAIYLAYIFLTGAALMLWSLWALGGG is encoded by the coding sequence ATGGCCGCGCATCTGGTGCTCTGTGCAGTGGCGATGTGTCTGGCGGGGGGCATGCTTGCCCTTCTGTGCGGGCGCAGCCCAGCCAGAGCCGCGGCGGTGGCCACCCTCGCTCTTGGCCTGGCCGCCATCCCCGGCGTGGGGGCGGCCTGGCTCGGTCTCCAAGGCCAGGCAGCGGTGCCGGTGCACTGGCCCTGGCAGGTTCCCGGCGGAGCCTTGGTGTTGCAGGTGGATGCCTTGAGCAGCGTGTTTCTGCTGGCGATTTTCCTGGTCGCTCCCCTGTGCGCCCTTTATGGCTCCGCCTATCTCAAGGCCCAGGACCGGCGGCGCGCCCTGGGCGTCCACTGGTTTTTCTTCTGCGCCTTGACGGCCTGCCTGGCGCTGGTCGTGACGGCGGCGCATGTTCTGATGTTCCTGGCCGCTTGGGAACTGATGTCCATCACTTCTTTTTTCCTGGTTGCTCATGATCAGCAGAAGCCCGAGGTGCGGCACGCCGCCTGGTTGTATCTGCTGGCCTGTCATCTCGGCGCCGCCGTGGTGTTCGGGCTGCTGCTCTATGCCGCCGAGGTGAGCGGCAGCCTTCATTTCCAGGAGTTTTACGCGCTAGGCGCCCTGGAGCCGCGTGCCGCCGCGTTGGTCTTCTTGGCGGCTCTTATCGGGTTCGGTACCAAGGCCGGGTTGGCGCCCCTGCACGTTTGGCTGCCCGAGGCCCACCCCGCCGCGCCCAGCCATGTGTCGGCCCTGATGTCGGCGCTCATGGTGAAAACCGGGCTCTACGGCATTGTGCGGGTGCTCACCTGGCTGCCCGCGCCGCCCCCCTGGTGGGGGCTGTTGCTGGCCGGCATCGGCGTCGGCGGCGCGCTCTACGCCATCGCCATGGCGGCGCTGCAAAGCGATGTCAAACGCTGCCTGGCCTATTCGACCATCGAGAACGTCGGCATCATCGGCCTGGGCCTGGGATTGGGCCTTTATGCCTCCGCCCTCGGGCAGCCCCTGATGGCGGCTCTGGGTTTTGCCGGGGCGCTGCTGCATGTCTGGAACCATGCGCTGTTCAAGGCGCTGCTGTTTCTCGGCGCCGGCTCGCTGCTCCATGCTACCGGAACCTGCAACCTCAATCGCCTGGGAGGATTGCTCAAGGCCATGCCGGTGACCGGCGTCCTGCTCATCGGCGGGAGCCTGGCCGCCGCTGCCCTGCCGCCTTTGAATGGCTTTTTCGGTGAGTGGCTGATCTACCTGGGCCTTTTGCAAGCGGCGCTGGCGCTGCCCGGTGGGGGCGCCTTGCCGCCGCTGTTGCTGGTGGGCCTGCTGGCCCTGACCGGAGCCTTGGCCTTGCTGGTTTTTGTGCGGTTGATCGGGATCGCCCTGCTCGGCACGCCACGCTCGGCTGCCGCAGCAGCCGCCCACGACGGGCGCGGCGCCCTGCTTGTGGCTCCGGCCTTGTTGCTGCTGGGCTGTCTGGTCCTGGGCCTGGCGCCCGCTGGCGCCCTGGACCTGCTAAGCGCCCCGGTGAGCCTGCTGTGCCGCACCGATGTCCATTCCCTCCCTTTTCCCTCGCACTATGCCTGGCCGGGATTCGGCGGCCTGCTTCTGATGATGAGCGTTGTTGCCGCCGCGCTGGTGCTGCTCTGGCTGCGTCGCCGCCGCCCTTGTGCAGCGGATGCGACCTGGGGTTGTGGATTCACCCGCCCCAGCGCCCGTATGAGCTACAGTGCCATGGGGTTTGCCGAATTGGCGCAAAACCGCGTGTTGCCGTCCTTCCTGCGCCCTGAGGGCGCGGTTCAAGCGCCCCAGGATTTGTTCGCGCCGGGCCAAAGCCTGCATCTGACACCCAGGGATCCGGTGCTCGCGCGCCTGTTTCAGCCGCTGTTCGCCTTCCTGGGCGAGCGCTGCGTGCGCCTGCGCTGGTTGCAGCAGGGCAAGCCGGCGATCTATCTGGCCTATATCTTCCTGACCGGAGCGGCGCTCATGCTCTGGTCCCTGTGGGCCTTGGGCGGGGGCTGA
- a CDS encoding proton-conducting transporter transmembrane domain-containing protein has product MGWFVAGLLLLGFSGVPGLFAARSGGGAEKLACLLVWAGAACGTLAVWEVLARGVPLVLDLPWAIPGGALALRVDALAAVFLLPLFLVAASGALYGLAYWPQRAHPANGRSFRLFFGLISAGVMLLLSAANSLLFLLAWELMALSGFFLITTEEHKSEAREAGFIYLVATHTGTLALFALFALLELAAGSLLFPGAGSLALKGGQATAIFLLALFGFGLKAGLVPLHIWLPGAHAAAPSHASALLSGVMIKTGIYGLTRLTSFFAEIPPWWGATLLALGILSGILGVALALAQHDLKRLLAYHSVENIGIIALGLGMALLGRSYGVEALVALGLAGALLHVVNHGLFKSLLFLSAGAVIHATGTREIDHYGGLLKVQPWTGALFLGGAVAISGLPPFNGFVSEWLLYLGAFRAAQAEDQGLVAALLVAPALALIGGLALACFVKVFGLAFLGAPRSEAARHAHEAPSMMLAPMGALLFACAWIGLLPQTLVPLLHQAVAHWGAVSGSAHLASPLAPLSWITALAWVLLLALALGVWWLRRRARGAARVETWGCGYALPSARMQYSASSFADFLVRLLRFGLWSERHGGAPRGLFPAPGQFASHTPDLVLDRGLRPAFSGLAWLFRRMRALIQNGLSACYLLYVALTLIVLLLLGGFF; this is encoded by the coding sequence ATGGGCTGGTTCGTCGCGGGATTGCTGCTGTTGGGATTTTCCGGGGTGCCCGGACTGTTCGCCGCGCGCTCCGGCGGCGGGGCGGAAAAGCTCGCTTGCCTGCTGGTCTGGGCGGGCGCGGCCTGCGGCACGCTGGCGGTGTGGGAGGTGCTGGCGCGGGGTGTGCCGCTGGTCCTTGACCTGCCCTGGGCGATTCCCGGTGGCGCCCTGGCGCTGCGCGTCGACGCCCTGGCGGCGGTGTTTCTCCTGCCCCTGTTCCTGGTGGCGGCAAGCGGCGCCCTCTATGGACTGGCGTACTGGCCGCAGCGTGCCCATCCGGCCAACGGCCGCAGTTTTCGCCTGTTCTTCGGCCTGATCAGCGCCGGGGTGATGCTGCTGCTGAGCGCCGCCAACAGCCTGCTATTTCTCCTGGCCTGGGAATTGATGGCCCTCTCGGGCTTTTTTCTCATCACCACCGAGGAGCACAAGAGCGAGGCGCGCGAGGCCGGTTTCATCTACCTGGTCGCCACCCACACCGGCACCCTGGCTCTGTTCGCCCTCTTCGCCCTGCTCGAACTGGCGGCGGGCAGCCTGCTGTTTCCCGGCGCGGGGAGTTTGGCGCTCAAGGGCGGCCAGGCCACGGCCATCTTTCTTCTTGCGCTGTTCGGCTTTGGCCTCAAGGCGGGCCTGGTGCCGCTGCACATCTGGCTGCCCGGCGCCCATGCCGCCGCTCCCAGTCATGCCTCGGCACTGCTCTCGGGGGTGATGATCAAGACCGGCATCTACGGGCTGACGCGCCTGACCTCCTTTTTCGCCGAGATTCCCCCCTGGTGGGGCGCCACCCTGCTCGCCCTGGGCATCCTCTCGGGGATTCTCGGCGTGGCCCTGGCCCTCGCCCAGCACGACCTCAAGCGCCTGCTCGCCTACCACAGTGTGGAGAACATCGGCATCATCGCCCTGGGCCTGGGCATGGCCCTGCTCGGGCGCAGTTACGGGGTCGAGGCGCTGGTGGCGCTGGGCCTGGCCGGGGCGCTGCTGCACGTGGTCAATCACGGCCTGTTCAAATCGCTGCTGTTTCTGAGCGCGGGTGCGGTGATTCATGCCACGGGCACGCGCGAGATTGATCATTACGGCGGGCTGCTCAAGGTGCAGCCCTGGACCGGCGCTCTGTTTCTGGGCGGCGCGGTGGCCATCAGCGGCCTGCCGCCCTTTAACGGCTTCGTCAGCGAATGGCTGCTTTACCTGGGGGCGTTTCGCGCCGCCCAGGCAGAGGACCAGGGACTGGTGGCGGCACTGCTGGTCGCGCCGGCCCTGGCGCTCATCGGTGGTCTGGCCCTGGCCTGCTTCGTCAAGGTCTTCGGCCTGGCCTTTCTCGGCGCGCCGCGCAGCGAGGCGGCCCGCCACGCCCATGAGGCGCCATCCATGATGCTGGCGCCCATGGGCGCGCTGCTTTTCGCCTGTGCCTGGATCGGCCTGCTGCCCCAGACCCTGGTGCCGCTGCTGCACCAGGCAGTCGCCCACTGGGGGGCGGTGAGCGGTTCCGCACACCTCGCCTCGCCCCTGGCGCCCCTGAGCTGGATCACCGCCCTGGCCTGGGTGCTTTTGCTGGCTCTGGCGCTGGGCGTCTGGTGGCTGCGGCGTCGCGCTCGGGGGGCGGCGCGTGTCGAGACCTGGGGCTGCGGCTATGCCCTGCCCAGCGCGCGCATGCAGTACAGCGCCAGTTCCTTTGCCGATTTTCTGGTGCGTCTGCTGCGCTTCGGCTTGTGGAGCGAACGCCACGGCGGCGCGCCGCGCGGACTGTTTCCGGCGCCGGGGCAGTTTGCCAGCCACACCCCGGATCTGGTGCTCGATCGCGGCCTGCGCCCCGCCTTTTCCGGCCTGGCCTGGCTGTTCCGCCGGATGCGGGCGCTCATTCAGAACGGCCTGAGCGCCTGCTATCTGCTTTACGTGGCGCTGACCCTGATCGTTCTGCTGCTGCTCGGCGGTTTTTTCTGA
- a CDS encoding respiratory chain complex I subunit 1 family protein, translating into MAHLLLHLLVLLLFAPLLPGVIARTKARFAGRQGPPLLQPYYDLLRLWRKGFVLSRTTTWVFSAGPVVGLVVPLLAALLLPFGALPAPLSFEGDLILFVYLFALARFFTAAAALDTGSSFEGMGAAREVTFSCLAEPTLMFALLVLAKLSGGLSLQALFGTHLPASWGSGAGPALGLILVCLFVVLLVENSRIPFDDPNTHLELTMIHEVMVLDHSGPAFGMILYGAALKLMVLGSLLVRLALPWNSGFWLFDLLIYLGGLLLLAVLIGVVESVMARLRLVRVPQVLIGTSLVSVFALVLVLR; encoded by the coding sequence ATTGCTCATTTGCTGCTTCATCTGCTGGTGCTGCTGCTCTTCGCCCCGCTGCTGCCGGGGGTGATCGCCCGCACCAAGGCGCGCTTCGCCGGGCGCCAGGGGCCGCCCCTGCTGCAACCCTATTACGACCTGCTGCGCCTGTGGCGCAAGGGCTTCGTCCTGAGCCGCACCACCACCTGGGTGTTCAGCGCCGGTCCGGTGGTCGGGCTGGTGGTGCCGCTGCTGGCCGCGCTGCTGCTGCCCTTCGGCGCCCTGCCGGCGCCCCTGTCCTTCGAGGGCGACCTCATCCTCTTCGTTTATCTCTTCGCCCTGGCGCGCTTTTTCACCGCGGCGGCGGCCCTGGATACCGGCTCGAGCTTCGAGGGCATGGGCGCGGCGCGCGAGGTGACTTTTTCCTGTCTGGCCGAGCCGACCCTGATGTTCGCCCTGCTGGTGCTGGCCAAGCTCTCCGGGGGCTTGTCCCTGCAAGCCCTGTTCGGCACGCATCTGCCCGCCTCCTGGGGGTCCGGCGCGGGTCCGGCCCTGGGCCTGATCCTGGTGTGCCTGTTCGTGGTGCTGCTGGTGGAGAACTCGCGCATTCCCTTCGACGATCCCAACACCCATCTGGAGCTGACCATGATCCACGAGGTGATGGTGCTCGATCACAGCGGTCCGGCCTTCGGCATGATCCTCTACGGCGCGGCCCTGAAGCTCATGGTGCTCGGCTCGTTGCTGGTGCGCCTGGCCTTGCCTTGGAACAGCGGTTTCTGGCTCTTCGATCTGCTCATCTATCTCGGCGGGCTGCTGCTGCTCGCGGTGCTGATCGGCGTGGTCGAGTCGGTCATGGCGCGGCTGCGCCTGGTGCGCGTTCCCCAGGTGCTGATCGGCACCTCCCTGGTTTCGGTGTTTGCCCTGGTCCTGGTGCTGCGCTGA
- a CDS encoding hydrogenase, with amino-acid sequence MSDVNSVILLVVILLNFFTLGSARLVACIRAVALQGALLALLPVTVHGLSGHSLILALGALTLKGLFIPWLLLRAIREVRIRREMEPLIGLVPTLFLGVLATVAAFLFADRLPLLLEHQEGLLVPASLATMLTGFLLLMTRRKAITQVVGYLILENGIFVFGVLLSTAMPLVVEAGVLLDLLVAVFVMGIVLNQINREFATINTERLSALKE; translated from the coding sequence ATGTCCGATGTGAACAGCGTCATTCTGCTGGTGGTCATCCTGCTTAATTTCTTCACCCTGGGCAGCGCCCGGCTGGTCGCCTGCATTCGCGCCGTGGCCCTGCAGGGCGCGCTGCTCGCCCTGCTGCCGGTGACGGTGCACGGGCTGTCGGGGCATTCCCTGATCCTCGCCCTGGGCGCCTTAACCCTCAAGGGACTGTTCATCCCCTGGTTGCTGCTGCGCGCCATCCGCGAGGTGCGCATCCGTCGCGAGATGGAACCCCTCATCGGTCTGGTGCCGACCCTGTTTCTCGGCGTGCTGGCGACGGTCGCCGCCTTTCTCTTCGCCGATCGCCTGCCGCTACTCCTCGAACATCAGGAGGGGCTGTTGGTGCCGGCCTCCCTGGCCACCATGCTCACCGGCTTTCTGCTGCTCATGACGCGGCGCAAGGCCATCACCCAGGTGGTGGGCTATCTGATCCTGGAAAACGGCATCTTCGTCTTCGGCGTGCTGCTGTCCACCGCCATGCCCCTGGTGGTCGAGGCCGGGGTGCTGCTGGACCTGCTGGTGGCGGTGTTCGTCATGGGCATCGTGCTCAACCAGATCAACCGGGAGTTTGCCACCATCAACACCGAGCGCCTCTCGGCGCTCAAGGAATGA
- a CDS encoding proton-conducting transporter transmembrane domain-containing protein yields the protein MLVALILLPLLPAALSLVLPWYQLRSWLLPATGAAHLGLVLLLVSGAPPTPNPWIGLDALSRLVLLVTSLLFLGCAFYAVDYLAMRRDRGNRVMVPCLLVFLSAMTLAISARHLGLLWVAVETTTLVSAPLIYFNRNRLSIEATWKYLLLCSVGIALALLGMMFVAYSALGGGEPASLHLDWLLMQAPGLSRPWLHAGFVFLLVGFGTKMGLAPLHSWKPDAYGEAPALVGALLAGGLTSVAFLAILRAVQIMAAAGDVHIARQALVGLGLLSLVLAAVFMVRQPDIKRMLAYSSVEHMGILALGVGIGGLATFGALLHLINNALTKGCLFLTAGNIQRAFASKHLSEVRGALSVLPLSGGLFLAGFLAITGAPPFGPFLSEFTILRGLFAADRPLIAAAFLVLLAVIFIGMGATVLAATQGEAGEPPGRFKDRLLLVAPPLIMLLLVLGLGLYLPEPLRQLLEAGAHLLEVRS from the coding sequence ATGCTCGTCGCCCTGATTCTGCTGCCCCTGCTGCCCGCCGCCCTCTCCCTGGTACTGCCATGGTACCAGCTGCGTTCCTGGCTGCTGCCCGCGACCGGCGCCGCCCATCTGGGCCTGGTGCTGCTGCTGGTGAGCGGTGCGCCGCCGACTCCTAATCCCTGGATCGGCCTCGACGCCCTGTCGCGCTTGGTGCTGCTGGTGACCAGCCTGCTGTTCCTGGGCTGCGCCTTCTACGCCGTGGATTATCTCGCCATGCGCCGCGATCGCGGCAACCGGGTGATGGTGCCCTGCCTGCTGGTGTTTCTCTCCGCCATGACCCTGGCCATCAGCGCCCGTCACCTGGGCCTGCTGTGGGTGGCGGTGGAGACCACCACCCTGGTGAGCGCGCCGCTTATCTATTTCAATCGCAACCGCCTGTCCATCGAGGCGACCTGGAAATACCTGCTGCTCTGCTCGGTGGGCATCGCCCTGGCCTTGCTCGGCATGATGTTCGTCGCCTATTCGGCCCTGGGCGGCGGCGAGCCGGCGAGCCTGCACCTCGACTGGCTGCTGATGCAGGCGCCGGGTCTGAGCCGCCCCTGGCTGCATGCCGGCTTCGTGTTCCTGCTGGTGGGCTTCGGCACGAAAATGGGCCTGGCGCCCCTGCACAGCTGGAAGCCCGATGCCTACGGCGAGGCGCCGGCCCTGGTCGGCGCGCTCCTCGCCGGGGGGCTGACCAGCGTCGCCTTTTTGGCCATCCTGCGCGCCGTGCAGATCATGGCGGCCGCCGGTGATGTGCATATTGCCCGTCAAGCCCTGGTCGGCTTGGGATTACTGTCCTTGGTGCTGGCGGCGGTGTTCATGGTGCGCCAGCCCGACATCAAGCGCATGCTCGCCTATTCCTCGGTTGAGCACATGGGCATTCTCGCCCTGGGCGTGGGCATCGGCGGCCTGGCGACCTTCGGCGCCCTGCTGCACCTGATCAACAACGCCCTGACCAAGGGCTGCCTGTTTCTCACCGCAGGCAATATCCAGCGCGCCTTCGCCAGCAAGCATCTTTCCGAGGTGCGCGGCGCCCTGAGCGTCCTGCCCCTGTCCGGCGGGCTGTTCCTGGCCGGATTTCTCGCCATCACCGGCGCACCGCCCTTTGGCCCTTTTCTCTCCGAGTTCACCATCCTGCGCGGCCTGTTCGCCGCCGACCGGCCGCTCATCGCCGCGGCCTTTCTGGTGCTGCTCGCGGTGATCTTCATCGGCATGGGCGCCACGGTACTCGCCGCCACCCAGGGCGAAGCCGGCGAGCCGCCGGGGCGCTTCAAGGATCGGCTGCTGCTGGTGGCGCCGCCCCTGATCATGCTGCTGCTGGTGCTGGGCCTGGGCCTCTACCTGCCCGAGCCCCTGCGGCAACTGCTCGAAGCAGGCGCGCATCTGCTGGAGGTGCGCTCATGA